A window of Populus trichocarpa isolate Nisqually-1 chromosome 17, P.trichocarpa_v4.1, whole genome shotgun sequence genomic DNA:
ttaataaatttatatgtaaatgaacatctatattaattaaaaaaacaaataccagcAATGAAAATGGGGTTGGTTGAAATTATTTCttcgttttcttttaaatattaatttaatattttttgaagttaaaagtaatttaaaaaaacatttaaaattaaaaacaaaaaatcatgagAGACAACCTAAATAGGTTTTGTCTTGTTGTGAGGGAAAAGAAAACTGTTTGAACTTTGTGGGACAGGTAGACCACAATTGTTGGAATTTGTGGACGTGTCCACCCTTATTGTTCATGGGGTTAGAGGTATTCTCTTAGACACGTAGCCCGCCACCTTTAGcgttataattaaattttaaaatgcagTCGTTTTAATTAACTAgcactatatttttaattagaattattatttctatttttttaatactttataatttttaaagtaagttaataaacaatctcaaaataatatatctatattttacataataaaaggctataaaaatcataaatgtgataaaattatattataattaatttataaattttaaatataaaatcaattttaattgaataatttattattaatattattacttttagatcaaatacataataattaaaaaataaattattaaaactaaaataaaaatttataatagtatttaaggaatataccaaaaacaaaaagtagATGAATCTAGTAAATCTTTCTcatattgtaataaaaaaccaaagaaaaaaaaataataacatagaGTTAGACTTAACACCTCACCCATGTAATAAGTGTTTAGAAATGCGAGCCaatctatgtttttaaaaaattttaattttttttactaaaaattaattttttaactcttGAATTTActctttaataataaaaaatttaaatgattattaattttaaaattaataaatttacacATAAACTAACCTAATacccatattaattaaaaaaaaaatagcagcaaTGAAAATGGGGTTGGTTGAAATTATTTCttcgttttcttttaaatattaatttaatattttttgaagttaaaagtatttttaaaaaacatttaaaattaaaaacaaaaaatcatgagAGACAACCTAAGTAGGTTTTGTCTTGTTGTGAGGGAAAAGAAAACTGTTTGTGGGACATGAAGACCACAATTGTTGGAATTTGTGGACGTGTCCACCCTTATTGTTCATGGGGTTAGAGGTATTCTCTTAGACACGTAGCCCGCCACCTTTAGcgttataattaaatttaaaatgcagtcgttttaattattttattaaaataattttttctcataattttttttgtttattttaactagcataatatttttaattagaattattatttctgtttttttaaaacaagttaATAAACAATCTCAAAATAGTATCTCtatattttacataattaaaagctataaaaatcataaatataataaaattatatttaaaattaatttataaattttaaatataaaataaattttaattgaataatttattattaatattattacttttagatcagatacataataattaaaaaataaattattaaaactaaaataaaaatttataatagtatttaaggaatataaaaaaaaacaaagagcacGTGAATCTAGTAAATTTTTCTcatattgtaataaaaaaaaaaataaaagaaaaagataacataGAGTTAGACTTAACACCTCACCCATGTATGAGTGTTTGGAAATGTATGCTAAtctatgcttttaaaaaaattaatttttttttaaattaatattttatatatgttttggattgtttttatatgttgaacttaaaattaattttttaaaaataaaaaaatattattttaatatatcttaaaataaaaaacactataaaatacAACCGCAACAATACTCTCAAATATACCTGTAATGCCCTCTGACTCCATagattttcttgttcaaatttacagggtaaataattttttatttactgttgGGCCGCAACCCAAACACCCAAGAAGAACCGGCGGACAACTGTCGTCCATTCACAACTATTAAGCCACAACCAAGATTGGACAATTGTTTTCCAATCATCGTTGTTGGGCCACAACCTAAACAACAAAGATTGGACAGCTATTGTCTATTCACAAATTTGGGCCTAGTCTAACTCGGCAACCGAACAACTTGTCAGGCCTAAAAGCCCAACCAAATAGAGACTCCATCCCAAGGCCTAACTAGGCAGAAATGGAATGGCGTGCcaaataatgtattttctaaTACTACAATACTACAAcaatgaaaatctttttttatctaacccggctaaaaaattaattcgcgGGTTACAGGATCAatctggattaaattaaaaaaatatatttaatattttaatattttataaaaataattaaaaaataatttatacaaaaatattttaattttttttatctaacatttCGATTAATGTTAgaattgttgttttcttttctcattttattgaCTTAAACATTAAGAATTCCTTTATCTACATAAAAGACTTGTTTGCTAAGAAAACATGAAATGTTTCGCCTGGACACGTCAGCGATACATCAGTTATGAAAAACTCAAATCCATtagtttgctttttaaaatctgagattaaattgaatttaattatttctttcaaaaagTATTAGCTAAAATTTTccaaatagaattaaaaaaaatattcagatcgGTTTTGTACCGATATTCCGGATAGTTAAATAAATTTGCTCGTCTCTGACTTCCGGACGTAAAAGTGTGCGCACGTATACGTTTGTACTGCAGTGTAGTAGCTTAACATGCATAGATATGCTTCGAGGAATCTTATAGGTCCCGCTGCGAGTAATCATTTACATATACTCGCCAAAATCAATCGGAATATTTTATCAAAGGACACGTTGCAGTTACGTAAGTCGAGTATAGAGGTCTTGCCTACTCAAGCGACTAACTACAGCACACAAAGTAAGGACATATTTGTCATTCCGTAAATCTACTGGCACGTCACTTTCACTTTCCTTTGAAACGTCCTTCCAGCTTCCACTCCTCGCTTTCACAATGGttctttattttagataaaatctGAGCAAAAGTAAGCTTGGTGGCGATTAATTTCAAAGAGGTCTGAGTTCATGATGGGTTTCGTGTTTCTTTTAAGATTTGCAGTGAAATGCCTCGGTGTTCTTGCATGGTATGCGCATAATGTCTGTGTGTAACTTTACTTCGTGTTTTCCTTTGCTTTGTGTTTTCATGACTGTGATGATCAGCTGTTTCTGTTCCATGGTTGCAGGCCTGTTTTTGGTTTGGGTTATCCTCTGTAAGTCTCCTCTCTTTGTTTTACTTTGAGTGTGTTTGTTCATGTTAATGACTCGACAATCAGCTCTCATGGTGTTTAGATTATGTTATTCGGAATGTCAAGTCGGTGTTTGTTTAGCCAAGAAGTGATGAATCATTACTAATTACTCGTGCTTGTTTCTGAGTGTCTAACAGATGTGCTTCCATTCAAGCGATCGAGACTAATTCGAACTCAGACACCCAGAAGCTGATCTCATACTGGGTCTCCATTTCTGTGGTCTTGCTCCTTGAACATTCGTTTCAGCTTGAAtggtaattaaatgaaattaaatttaagagaaacTAAAATGCGTGGCGTTTTCCTGCTGCAATTTTCACTGGTCAAGGAGTATATGATATGTTATGCATTCTTCCTGCTGCAAATAGTAAAATAAGCCCAAACACCTgctctcttttttatctttatttttttttctcttgaaactaaatttaaattgattaaaatagattaattagaaatatatttggggtattgttttattaattactatttggttttgactctttttttggaataagattatagtattttgtttataatattagctAATGCTCTTTTTCTACactaattaatgattttttttccaagtgttaattttttattccagtAATCGAATAAGaaatatattctaaaaacaaatttaacccATTCaaggttattaaatttaaattgaagtttattaaaacaaataaattagatGTATATTTGGGATATTTTACTTAACTCCAATTCCAATTTTCCATGTGagcattatattattttccttttaaatttattcgcatcaaaattatcaaaacattatttttttttatgaaaactttCTTTTATGCTTCAAATAAGCTATTacttacacaaaaaaaaactattttgataacgaaatatatatatatatatatatatatatatatatatatatatatatatatatatatatatatatataaaaaaaacgcaTTAACAAGATGAAggagttttaattaaagaaatacctttttttattcttattttaaattgttcatttttttttgtttattctgatttctttcaatttttattaaataaacaacatggctaaaaagctaatttttaaaaataattaataagaaaaaggagaaattcTAGTAGaaaattatcatgttttaattgaatttaaattattacccgtcttataaaaaaaattattaccttataataaaaaaaagtttgaggagTTTCTCACtgtatgaaattaaatatatatttttctcttagcTTTCTATTAAATAGCTAgttagtattaatattttttttaatatttattaacatatataatttttgatttattttattaatcatgCTCATTaactttttagtttattattaaaattattcttgataGTACATAACGCATTGACAATACCTGTATACTTTTTTTGGCGTTGAAGAAaccttttgaaaaaacaaaaaaacaaagtgcgATTATGCAGCTCTGATTTTGTAGCCAACtgaaacaaatataaacatGATCTTCTGGGAGTCCAAACAATTTCAGGCGTTTCCGATCTagggtattttattttattttattctgtaATTACCCTTGACAATGATCAGTTAATGAAAATTGATGTCTTCAAGATGAGTTTGGACATCTGTTCAAATTGTTGGTAGGAAATATGCTGTGTgctatttgatcaggacaagaGGACTGTTGAATCTCTCAAGTCAATCTCTATTTTCGCATCTCTCTATATGCAGGCTAGCCTTCTGGCTATACATTAAGCTAATGATCGTCGGCTACTTGGTTCTGCCTTACTTCGATGGTTCTCTGTATGTCTATAAACACCTTATTAATCCGTGTCTATCCATGAGCCCTGCAATTATCACCTGCCAGTTCAACAAGCAGGAGGAGTTGTTTTTCAAGAAAGATGATTTTCTTGTTGAGATGAGGAGGTATATGAAGGAAAAGGGCTCTGATGCTTTGGAGGATCTCATTGCTTCCACGGTATATATGCTTCTTCGTGGCAACAAGTCCATGGAAATCTTTTGATATTTGCCTGAAATCAATtgaattaatctaaatttgacGTTCTTATCATGTGCATAAAGTATGCTTTCTCACCATTGCTTCCCTCCCAAACACCTGTCTCTTTCTTCCAGAAAAAGAGTGCAAAGCCTGATGTTGATGTGAAGGAGATCAGGGCGGTTGAAGCAGAGGATTTGGTAAGGTCGCTAATTTCAGTTGCATATTGTTTATGGCTCTTTATGTGACTTGTTCAAAGCCAGATCATGAATGCAGAAACACCCACCAACCAATGTTAGCAGGAGCGGTCTTTATAACGAGAGCTCGATCATTGCAGCAACCACACAACTCATGTTTCCTTattgttgattgttttttttctttttttgaaaagaagtcCTACTTGTTATAAAGACCTGTTAACGAGCGGTCTTTATTACTTGTTATGAAGTAATTCAGTGCTCTTGTAGAATAGTGTGATGCTGCACAGGGTTTTATTTCAGCTGATCAAGCTTTTGATTCATGCAGCTGAAGTTCGAACAACTTCCGGTTCGATTCGAAGACAGTAATGATGTGGAGACAACAGAGAAGATAGAAGTTGCATCAACCAAGCAGGTAATTTTATTCAACGGTTGGAAATTTGGGCACCCTTAAAGGAGAAGTCTACCTGTGCTTTTGGAAATAATATATGAACTGCGAAATGTTACTTCCACAGCATCACCAATTTCATCAGCCAAATTTGAATATCTTTTGATTCACTTCCGGTTCGATTCAAAAATGGTGATGCTGTGGAAGTAATAGAGAAGCAAGAAGTTGCATCGACCACGCAGGTTATTTTATTCAGCAGATGAAATTTGGCTGCATGTGCTTCAACCCAAACAATCCAAAACTTCTCTCTAGAAGTTGTGTTCTTTGATAAGATTTTCAAAAATTCCCTTTGAGTACCACAAATTCCCTTCCCATCCTCCCCCCTGTGATTTCTTTATTGGTTTCTTGTTAGTCAATGTTCTCTTGACCATTCTATGTTTACCATGTGCCTTCTTTATACATCCTCCAAGCATCTATTTTACTGCATTTGCAGGCTAGACAGGCAGAATCCAACGTCAACCAGACAGAAAACAGAACATTTCCACCTCTGGAATGCATAAACACTGCAACAACAACAGTAGGAGGCGGAGATCTTTGTGGGATTCTACCTCCCGAGAAAGTCCAAAAGGTATGGACTTGTGTTATATGTCAAGTAACAGCCCAAAGTGAGACAGCTCTAATTTCACATCTCCATGGGAAGAGACACAAGGCCACTTGTGAACAGCTAAATGTCAAGAATCAGAAAGCTTGTGAGCCTCTGAACTTCAAGAACCAGAAAGCTTGTGAGCCTCTGAACTTCAAGAACCAGGCATCAAACAGCAATGTTTCCCCTGCTTCAGTAGGAAGGAACCTGATGAAGAGCAGATGTATTGAGATGATAGGTTCTCATTGGTTTTGTACAATCTGCAATGTAAGCAGTGTACATGGCATGCAAAGTCACCTTAAAGGGAAAAGGCACAGGGCTTCGTTGCAAGCATTGGATGGTCTTGGAGGTAATAGGCATGCTTGAGTCACTGAATATGTTCATACAACTATTGCAGAAGATGTTGTTCTAATCTCGAGGCCAAGGTGGCCGTGATCATCCAAGGTACCTGTAGATTAAATGGCGTGTCTTGTTGCcggacaaaaacaaattaaatggcGTCGGAAGGCAAAAACTTAAAAGGCGGATATTATGTAAGCTAGACTTTGAAATGgcggacttttttttttatattaatgaatgAAGAAGTTTCATTGATCCAAAGGATACAAGTAGGAGCTTATCCTGCTACAAAAGCAGGAATTCAGACACGAttacaagaaaattaatcaGAGAAATAGCCACTGAttacaaacaacaaaagattTTGTTCCTTATCAGGTCCTTTTGCATATGAATAATGAACCTTTATGGACTCCTCGTCGAATTCCTTATCCCATGGAAATTGACTGAGTGGCTTTGAAAAATAGGGGAcgataactaaatttttataaaaactcgACTTCTAGGCTCATTATCATTGGAAGGATAAATATCagatatattaaatatcttagcAAATTGATTCCTTCATATTCCTATTATGTCGAAAGGTTTATACTTCTTTTGCTGTAGCTTGCTTAGCACAAAAATACCATCACCATATCTTATTTCTTGAACACTTAAAACATGTCagattatcaatttttatttgatagatgCTGAGAAAGCGTTGAATTTTCttatccaaaagaaaaacaatagtaaGAAAAGTAATGAACTTTTCAAAATCCagaaactttgaaaaatataaatcaggAAATTTAAGATGGATCAGAATCCTGGCTTGGTtctcaaaagagaaaaatcgCTCAGTTTATTCAGCTTCGATCATTTGGGGAAATAATCATCATCTCCATCTCTTCAATCccattatttatcattaattaatcctaCAAATCGcaataatttaacataaaaaataaaattttcaaaaaatattttataaaatcaagttgAAGATGGATCAGAAATCTGGCTTGGATCTCTCGAAAGAGAAAAATCGCTCAGTTTGTTCAGCTTCGATCATCTGGGGAAATAATCATCACCTCCATCTTCgccttcatttaaaaaaacccctttcacaaaagaacaaaataaagatCTAATAGAGACACAAAAATATATCCAAATCTGCATCAAACAGAGAGTGTGGTGTAAAGATCTAATCAACTCCTAATTGGGATTTTGCAGAAACGGAAAATTAGATATAGCGTCAGCTCATACACAACGTTTACTCTGTAAAAAACGCTGGTAATCAGTATATGACGCAAGGAAAAATTAGATTTCTTGATAGTTAATGAAaggtaaagaaattaaaaaacccaCAAGGGCGAGAGAAGTTGAAGCAATTATGGATGCTGCAGAGAGTGGTATGGGGTAGACGATAGCTCAATGATAATTGAGGTCAGGAAAGAGTGGTTTATAAAGACAAAGGAAGGGAGGGTTTGCTGCTGTTGCTAAAACCCTAGAGCAAGTGGGCTTTTGCCATGTGTACTGACCGAGTAGAATTTGGGCCGTGTGGCCTCTTATCACGCCGAAGAAGAATGGCCCAAGGAGAAGTTATTCGACCTGTTTAAGACTTGAATCTTGGATGTGTTGgataaataaattcaagtttattaatttttttttaaaataaaataatattattttaattttttaaaaagatattaaattgaatTCTGATGAGTTTAACTAGATTACAAACTCACTTgtcaaattaattgattcattttaatattttaaaaatcaaataatattattctattttttttaaattactaaattaaatttaaatcaagttaACTAGATTAGAAACTCACTTATCAAAtgaattgagttatttttttttaaaaacaaaatctttgtgGTCGCATTAGATTTTATAACCATGGAAACGAATGAATCTTTGGGGGAGGAGAATTTGTTTAttagaattttgtttaattttaaagtaaatttttaatttttaaatccagATAGTTAAATGCATAAATAAGTATTACATAGATAAATATTGGATatgagtattttattattattaacataaaatcTAGAGATTATCctgtaaaaacaatttaatttaaattaatttattacctAGCAAAAATATTCATtgtgattaataaaaaaaattgattatctCCAGTAATGTATCTTAATCCTTGTATTTAACAcaataatttagatatttaaattaaatttgagtaTAATTTAAcgatgaggaaaaaaaaaaaaaaactttatacttCAAGTAATGTATTTCCGTCCATCATGCGCGGGAGCTGGAGAAGTTGAATTAATGATCTTGGCGACGAATTAAGCATGGCAAGTATTGGCAATGTTGCCGATGCAAAGAGTGCCAAAAGCAATATTGAGAAGATCCTGATGGGCTTCAACCCCATTCAAACCCGAAGAAGTTGAGGATAGTTGGATATGGAGGTTCAAAATTTCCAATTGGATGATGAACATGCACTTGATGCAACGAAATCTAATGGAGATCTTGCTGGAATGGAATGGTGTGGCAATTCTGAACAATTTCCACCATTTGGGAAACTAGAGTTCCTTAAGCATCTTTCTTGGAAAGTCTGCATCTTGATTCCCTGAAGAGTTTAGAGCAATGGACACCAGTTACTGAAGACGGTTTTCCTAGCCTTGGCGAAGTCTAATTGCTCTACATAGTCGAAATGCCACCAGTTATGATCTCCATCAGCACATTGAAAATCGTGGAAGGCAGTGCTACATTATTGAGGTCAGCTAGGAACTACACTTCTCTTATCTTCcttgaaattaaaatgatttcgGATTCGATGCTTCTTAATGATGACTGGTTGCCAAACCTTGCACTCCTTGAGCACTCACATGGTTTTGAAAAATCTGCAGTCCCAGTCATATCAGATGTTAGACAACCTATCTTCTCTTCGGAACTTGCACCTTTCAGTATTCTAATAAATCTGCATCTCTACCTGAGGAGTGCAATACCTGACAGCACTTGAGAAATTGTATCTGGAAGCATGTCCAGAGCTGATTTCGTTGCCGAAGAGCATCCATTATCTCACTTCTCTCCATTATCTTATTATTCTGGATTGCAGGGCCTTACGTTCTCTACCAAATGAGATTGGACATCTCACCTCCCTTTCACCGTTGTTGATTTGGGACTGTCCTAAATCGATGTCTCTGCCAGAACAAGTACAGAATCCCAGTATGCTCAGAGTTGAGAATAAAGGGGTGTCCATATCTGAAGAAGAGGAATAaggaagagagaggagaggactGGCCAAAGATAGCTCACATCCTTTCACTGATATCAACCTGCAGAAAGTAATCCAATGATCTCTGCAGACATGAAGATTAGAGTGGTTGACTTTTTGGATTTCGGAATATGACGAGGTTCACTCCACATTAGTTACATTGGAAGTTCATGATGTAAGCCTTTATGCGATTCTACATGGGAAAAATGCTGCAATATGGTTGCCTTGTTCTACTTTTTATGATCTATACAGATGAGATGATACACTAGTTATAATTTGCAGAATCAACGATGATAAGTTGTAGTCCAGATTTTTATAATCTATAGGGATTATCCATTTGATGTTTGCAATCTACCTCTGATTCTCTTTACTGCTGCATTGGGTCAGAATTGGTGGATGTATCttccaaaaatatatttccatgttttccaaaaataataatctatatGGATTGGTTATTCCAGCACCCATAAGTCAGCAACCAGAGGGAGTTTTCCAGGAGGAATTGGACTGGAAGAAAGAGGAACAATACTAtaaggaagaagagaagatagGTCCAGAAACAAGAGGCATTCTATGCGGCAGAAACACCAtatctttttcaattcatttttattttttacccttCCATGTTTCTCACAGCCCAGTCATTTTGATCTAGCTCTTTTAATGGTGACAATGCTTCATCCATAATCCATAATCAAAATTCATATGTttatctctcctttttttttttttttaagaattaatatacttttcttatcaaataacaaaagcagaagaaaaagggaaaaaccaaTATGCTTGCTAAAACCaaaccttttcattttattttatttttctctcagtTACCACTTACCATTGCTTTTGCTTAATTTATAGCAAAAtccccaccaaaaaaaaaaaaaaaacagaccaaACCCCATTGTTTTCCAACATTATGTCCCAATAAATTATCACATGTTAATTGCAATTGGCAAATGATAAGACTTGTGTCTGATGCATCCATTATTCCTTGTTCTAATTCTTTATATACTCTTCttctaaaatgataaaaaattgttttattatcattctaaattatatatttttacatgtttttttttttcatccaagATATTAACCAAGTATAAACTAAAAACTTTAATTGACCTgtaatcttttaaatattaaaattaaaaacaaaaacaaagaaagacctTGGCTacctttccttccttccttctctcgtctttctttttctatgaatTCTTCCCTGTTCCTATCTTAGGAActcgaaaagaaaagaatattgaGGATTGCTTTGATTAGTCTCTTTTATAACCAAGAATCTCTATGTAACTCTTAAAATTCCcttctttcccttctctttttctttactaAGAATGTTCCTTTTCCTCTTCTATCACCTATCGTCCATCGACCTattcccttttaaaaaaaaaagagtaagtcTCAAAGCCAATCATTTGATTACAACCGAAGCAAACCCATTTTCATGCACCTACCATTGCTCTATAAATTGGTTGTCTTAAAGAGGAGTTGATCAAAAAGCCTTTCGtgatcattttctttccttcaaaaCTTCGTGTTGCTACAAAAAATAAGTGTTGTTACAAAATGGCAACCTTGAAGAGGTCAGACTCCATAGCTGACAACATGCCAGAAGCCTTGAAACAAAGCAGGTATCACATGAAGAAATGTTTTGCCAAGTACATTGAGAAGGGAAGGAGAACAATGAAGCTTCAACAATTACTTGATGAGATGGAGAATGTTATTGATGATCAGGTTGAAAGAACTAGGGTCTTGGAAGGTTTACTAGGGGACATTTGGTTTTCCATTCAGGTTTGTATTCTCTGGTTCTTTCTTCTTGGTAAGAGAcaacttcatccttcaactttCATGGGTTTCATTTTTTACCCttgaaattaagaaattagTGCAATGTTATTCTTATGTagagtttgtttattgtttagaaataaaaaaagaagatagagaCAACGAAGACATGTTTCCATGTTCTTCTtgttttgaaatgataaaaatttacttcaaaactatttcaaaaacaaatttattttatgtttctgtaTCCATCCTCCTATATTGTGTCAACTTATGTGTAGCTTGTAGCTCATTGGTACTcttgtaaaataaaagtgaGGGCTCGAGTTTGAGTCTCATCTCTATACAGCAgcttcataaattttattttctaagagaAATCACATGTAATTTGCAGGAAGCAGTTGTTAATCCACCATATGTAGCTTTTTCCATTAGACCAAGCCCCGGATTTTGGGAATATGTGAAGGTGAACTCTGCTAATCTTTCAGTAGAGGGCATCACTGTTACAGACTacttaaaattcaaagaaatgaTATATGATGAGAACTGGTATGCTATGCACTCTTCTGTCTAGTCAGTATCACACCGGGTTTACCTTGTTGATTTCTACTAAAAAACCTGTTGTCATTGCAGGGCGAAGGATGCTAATGCTTTGGAAGTCGATTTCGGTGCATTTGATTTCTCTGTGCCTCACTTGACCTTAAGTTCTTCCATTGGAAATGGGCTTGGTTTTGTTTCAAAGTTTGTAACTTCAAAGCTAAGCGGCCGCCTGGAGAATGCTCAGCCTCTGGTGGATTACTTGCTATCTCTGAATCGTCAAGGAGAAGTACGAAAGaaacaatttcattttctattcAGGATTGCAATGcatgaatatttgattttctaatgCCTCTGAATTTGCAGAAACTTATGATAAATGAGACCCTTGGCACCGTCGGAAAGCTGCAGATGGCATTGATAGTTGCTGAAGTCTACCTCTCAGGACTTGCCAAGGACACCCCATATCAGAATTTTGAGATAAGGTGAATATTTTTGCCATCAGACACTG
This region includes:
- the LOC18106553 gene encoding uncharacterized protein LOC18106553 isoform X1, with protein sequence MMGFVFLLRFAVKCLGVLAWPVFGLGYPLCASIQAIETNSNSDTQKLISYWVSISVVLLLEHSFQLEWLAFWLYIKLMIVGYLVLPYFDGSLYVYKHLINPCLSMSPAIITCQFNKQEELFFKKDDFLVEMRRYMKEKGSDALEDLIASTKKSAKPDVDVKEIRAVEAEDLLKFEQLPVRFEDSNDVETTEKIEVASTKQARQAESNVNQTENRTFPPLECINTATTTVGGGDLCGILPPEKVQKVWTCVICQVTAQSETALISHLHGKRHKATCEQLNVKNQKACEPLNFKNQKACEPLNFKNQASNSNVSPASVGRNLMKSRCIEMIGSHWFCTICNVSSVHGMQSHLKGKRHRASLQALDGLGGNRHA
- the LOC18106553 gene encoding uncharacterized protein LOC18106553 isoform X3; this encodes MMGFVFLLRFAVKCLGVLAWPVFGLGYPLCASIQAIETNSNSDTQKLISYWVSISVVLLLEHSFQLEWLAFWLYIKLMIVGYLVLPYFDGSLYVYKHLINPCLSMSPAIITCQFNKQEELFFKKDDFLVEMRRYMKEKGSDALEDLIASTKKSAKPDVDVKEIRAVEAEDLLKFEQLPVRFEDSNDVETTEKIEVASTKQARQAESNVNQTENRTFPPLECINTATTTVGGGDLCGILPPEKVQKVWTCVICQVTAQSETALISHLHGKRHKATCEQLNVKNQASNSNVSPASVGRNLMKSRCIEMIGSHWFCTICNVSSVHGMQSHLKGKRHRASLQALDGLGGNRHA
- the LOC18106553 gene encoding uncharacterized protein LOC18106553 isoform X2, whose translation is MMGFVFLLRFAVKCLGVLAWPVFGLGYPLCASIQAIETNSNSDTQKLISYWVSISVVLLLEHSFQLEWLAFWLYIKLMIVGYLVLPYFDGSLYVYKHLINPCLSMSPAIITCQFNKQEELFFKKDDFLVEMRRYMKEKGSDALEDLIASTKKSAKPDVDVKEIRAVEAEDLLKFEQLPVRFEDSNDVETTEKIEVASTKQARQAESNVNQTENRTFPPLECINTATTTVGGGDLCGILPPEKVQKVWTCVICQVTAQSETALISHLHGKRHKATCEQLNVKNQKACEPLNFKNQASNSNVSPASVGRNLMKSRCIEMIGSHWFCTICNVSSVHGMQSHLKGKRHRASLQALDGLGGNRHA